One genomic segment of Labilithrix sp. includes these proteins:
- the rpmC gene encoding 50S ribosomal protein L29, producing the protein MKAKDLRERSVEDLRELEKSLAKETFQNRFKNFTNRLDDTSSINKTKRDLARVKTILHQLELNAEAKGEAPKKVAAPAKPAKSPSRKKVALKARPKKKSAK; encoded by the coding sequence ATGAAGGCGAAGGATCTGCGCGAGCGCAGCGTCGAAGACCTCCGCGAGCTCGAGAAGTCGCTCGCGAAGGAGACGTTCCAGAACCGGTTCAAGAACTTCACGAACCGCCTCGACGACACGAGCTCCATCAACAAGACGAAGCGCGACCTCGCGCGGGTGAAGACGATCCTTCACCAGCTCGAGCTCAACGCCGAAGCGAAGGGCGAAGCTCCGAAGAAGGTGGCGGCTCCCGCGAAGCCGGCGAAGTCGCCGTCTCGTAAGAAGGTCGCGTTGAAGGCCCGTCCCAAGAAGAAGAGCGCGAAGTAG
- the rplP gene encoding 50S ribosomal protein L16, giving the protein MLSPKRTKFRKMQKGNNKGIAYRGSDVSFGDFAMQAVEPGRITARQIEAGRMAITRHVKRVGKLWIRVFPHRPVTKKPLEVRMGGGKGGVEEWAADIQPGRVMYEISGVDEKTAREAFRLAGHKLPLGYKFLIRGSIQ; this is encoded by the coding sequence ATGCTCTCTCCCAAGCGCACCAAGTTCCGCAAGATGCAGAAGGGGAACAACAAGGGCATCGCGTACCGCGGGTCCGACGTCTCCTTCGGCGACTTCGCGATGCAGGCCGTCGAGCCTGGCCGCATCACCGCGCGCCAGATCGAGGCCGGTCGTATGGCGATCACCCGTCACGTGAAGCGCGTCGGCAAGCTCTGGATCCGCGTCTTCCCGCACCGCCCCGTCACCAAGAAGCCCCTCGAAGTTCGAATGGGTGGAGGCAAGGGCGGCGTCGAGGAGTGGGCGGCGGACATCCAGCCCGGCCGCGTCATGTACGAGATCTCGGGCGTCGACGAGAAGACCGCGCGCGAAGCGTTCCGCCTCGCCGGTCACAAGCTCCCGCTCGGTTACAAGTTCCTCATCCGCGGGAGCATCCAATGA
- the rpsC gene encoding 30S ribosomal protein S3, with the protein MGQKVHPYGFRLGVIKTWNSKWFEDKNYAKWLHEDVRIKRAVKEYLMNANIASVEVERAANKAKVIVYTARPGMVIGKGGKGIEILKIGNLKTAAKGETKFPGVQSFTDNEVFIDVQEIRKAETSAQLVAENVAMQLERRVAFRRAMKKALSTAMKFGAKGIRIRCGGRLGGSEMSRVETYREGRVPLHTLRADIEFGQAEARTKYGIIGVKCWVFKGEVLARRQRRPQIAGAT; encoded by the coding sequence ATGGGTCAGAAAGTTCATCCGTACGGCTTCCGCCTCGGCGTCATCAAGACGTGGAACAGCAAGTGGTTCGAGGACAAGAACTACGCGAAGTGGCTCCACGAGGACGTCCGCATCAAGCGCGCCGTGAAGGAGTACCTCATGAACGCGAACATCGCGTCCGTCGAGGTCGAGCGCGCCGCGAACAAGGCGAAGGTCATCGTCTACACCGCGCGCCCCGGCATGGTCATCGGCAAGGGCGGCAAGGGGATCGAGATCCTCAAGATCGGTAACCTCAAGACCGCGGCGAAGGGCGAGACCAAGTTCCCCGGCGTCCAGTCGTTCACCGACAACGAGGTCTTCATCGACGTGCAGGAGATCCGCAAGGCGGAGACCTCCGCGCAGCTCGTCGCCGAGAACGTCGCGATGCAGCTCGAGCGCCGCGTCGCCTTCCGCCGCGCGATGAAGAAGGCCCTCTCGACGGCGATGAAGTTCGGCGCGAAGGGCATCCGCATCCGCTGCGGCGGTCGCCTCGGCGGCTCCGAGATGAGCCGCGTCGAGACCTACCGCGAGGGGCGCGTCCCCCTCCACACGCTCCGCGCCGACATCGAGTTCGGTCAGGCCGAAGCGCGAACCAAGTACGGCATCATCGGCGTCAAGTGCTGGGTCTTCAAGGGTGAGGTCCTCGCCCGCCGCCAGCGCCGCCCGCAGATCGCAGGAGCCACCTGA
- the rplV gene encoding 50S ribosomal protein L22: MVSKAIARFARLSPRKARVMIELVRGRQAGEALQLLEFTKKAGAPVVKKLIESAVANARTTSPGVDLDTLFVETAFVDKAPNKHMRRWRPRAMGRATRIQKGMSHITIHLGARE, from the coding sequence ATGGTTTCGAAGGCGATCGCCCGCTTTGCGCGGCTCAGCCCCCGCAAGGCTCGTGTCATGATTGAGCTCGTCCGCGGCCGTCAGGCCGGCGAGGCGCTGCAGCTCCTCGAGTTCACGAAGAAGGCGGGTGCGCCGGTCGTGAAGAAGCTCATCGAGAGCGCCGTCGCGAACGCGCGGACGACGAGCCCGGGCGTGGACCTCGACACCCTCTTCGTCGAGACCGCCTTCGTCGACAAGGCTCCGAACAAGCACATGCGCCGCTGGCGCCCGCGCGCGATGGGTCGCGCGACGCGCATCCAGAAGGGCATGAGCCACATCACCATCCACCTCGGCGCGCGCGAGTAG